One window of the Cherax quadricarinatus isolate ZL_2023a chromosome 41, ASM3850222v1, whole genome shotgun sequence genome contains the following:
- the LOC128695905 gene encoding uncharacterized transmembrane protein DDB_G0289901-like — MEQSSKCRVYKGQQSDHRHSSLSALLSKGRSWQTIPTLSVSIMGGVGVVLLLLVGVTSAWPPHKLSDKLPVLPQGHAATFHASSSSSSSSSSSRSSSSKSSFASSAAGTFFNSSSASDEASAADSAAASSFSGFVSGDAAGHFLKNLGVSNGVFSGFHGAGLGSDSQSSHAGAQGSATTFGSSSHGSSLGAHGSTTGFGSGSRGTASGGLTSTGSVSSSHGSALGVQGSDAGFEFGSHGSTSGIQGLTTGFESGSHGRGSGVQESTAGFGSSSHGSTSGIQGSITGFESGSHESALGVHGSATTGFGSGSHGSISEAQGPDAGFNVVFEGSSGRQGSSAGFGSAAHDASESQGSSAGFGSAAHGASGSQGSSAGFGSAAHGASGSQGSSAGFGSAAHGASGSQGSSSDFGSTAHGASGSQGSSAVFGSAAIDASGSQGTGYKIATHGASDSSHESATHGATDTTFGTSIQDISDSLFGSAAQGDSATTHIASGSQGTGIGFGPAIHSASGSQGSADHGISGSQESITGHGSTTYGASGSQGSEVEIESATHDTSGSQGSFVGVGSAAQGASISQESSAGFESLAHGTSGIQGSDSGIEIASHGTSESQESSADLESSDHSISVSQDTDTGYGSASHSASGSQGSDAGFGASESQGSAGFDSASHGASEIQVDASFGSASHGATGSQEFSAGIGSSTHIDSGLQGINVGFGSAPHGTSGGPGSTGFGSSTHGASGIQGVEISFGSTSDGASGGQGSSATLGSSTHGSSGIQGSAIHGASTSEVSATDVTGSHDSTTSSEGFTSFTSGSQSSLDVLSSGSQGSSSETSFGSGSFLGVISQGYIPPTASHDASLSGSGVRELILKVSSSRPVHAGSCPELPTECFQTKSSRTFKKCHNDSSCRSTEKCCFDTCQSDQWVCKPSLTKPLDW; from the exons ATGGAGCAGTCATCCAAATGCCGGGTATATAAAGGTCAACAGAGTGATCATCGCCACAGTTCACTCTCAGCTCTTCTCTCAAAGGGACGCTCGTGGCAGACTATTCCCACTCTTTCAGTCTCCATAA tgggtggtgtgggcgtggttcTTCTGCTGTTGGTAGGCGTGACTAGCGCCTGGCCGCCACATAAGCTTTCCGACAAACTGCCAGTGCTTCCCCAAGGACACGCAGCCACCTTCCATGCCAGCTCCTCTTCCTCAAGCTCATCCTCTTCCTCGAGATCCTCCTCTTCTAAGTCAAGCTTCGCTTCTTCTGCGGCTGGTACCTTCTTTAATTCTTCCTCCGCTAGCGACGAGGCCTCGGCAGCAGACAGCGCTGCTGCCTCCTCCTTCTCCGG GTTCGTCTCTGGAGATGCTGCAGGACACTTTCTGAAAAATCTTGGTGTTTCTAATGGCGTCTTCTCCGGGTTCCACGGAGCTGGGTTGGGGTCCGACAGTCAGAGTTCCCACGCTGGTGCTCAAGGATCCGCTACAACCTTCGGATCAAGCAGTCATGGATCTTCCTTAGGGGCTCATGGATCCACTACAGGCTTCGGATCAGGCAGTCGCGGTACTGCTTCAGGGGGGTTGACTTCAACAGGTTCTGTATCTAGCAGTCATGGTTCTGCGTTAGGGGTTCAGGGATCCGATGCAGGTTTCGAATTTGGCAGTCATGGATCTACTTCAGGAATTCAGGGATTAACTACAGGCTTCGAATCCGGAAGTCACGGCAGAGGTTCAGGGGTTCAAGAATCCACTGCAGGCTTTGGATCAAGCAGTCACGGATCTACTTCGGGGATCCAGGGATCCATTACAGGCTTCGAATCCGGAAGTCACGAATCTGCCTTAGGGGTTCACGGATCCGCTACTACAGGATTTGGATCCGGCAGTCATGGTTCCATCTCTGAAGCTCAGGGACCTGATGCTGGATTTAACGTCGTATTTGAAGGTTCTTCTGGAAGACAAGGATCTTCAGCTGGTTTTGGGTCTGCAGCGCACGATGCTTCTGAAAGTCAAGGATCTTCAGCTGGTTTTGGATCTGCAGCACACGGTGCTTCTGGAAGTCAAGGATCTTCAGCTGGTTTTGGGTCTGCCGCCCACGGTGCTTCTGGAAGTCAAGGATCTTCAGCTGGTTTTGGGTCTGCAGCCCACGGTGCTTCTGGAAGTCAAGGATCTTCATCTGATTTTGGGTCTACAGCCCACGGTGCTTCTGGAAGTCAAGGATCTTCAGCTGTTTTTGGATCTGCAGCCATCGATGCTTCTGGAAGTCAAGGAACTGGCTATAAAATAGCCACGCATGGTGCTTCTGATTCTTCACATGAATCTGCTACTCATGGCGCCACTGACACTACATTTGGAACCTCCATCCAGGACATTTCTGACTCATTATTCGGATCTGCCGCACAGGGTGACTCTGCAACAACACATATTGCCTCTGGAAGCCAAGGAACTGGCATCGGATTTGGGCCAGCAATTCACAGTGCCTCTGGAAGCCAAGGATCTGCAGATCACGGTATTTCTGGAAGTCAGGAAAGTATCACTGGACATGGATCTACAACTTATGGTGCCTCTGGAAGTCAAGGATCTGAGGTCGAGATCGAATCTGCAACCCACGATACTTCTGGAAGCCAAGGATCTTTTGTTGGCGTTGGATCTGCAGCTCAAGGAGCTTCTATAAGCCAAGAGTCTTCTGCTGGTTTTGAATCTTTAGCACATGGTACCTCTGGAATCCAAGGATCTGACAGTGGGATTGAAATAGCTTCCCATGGTACCTCTGAAAGCCAAGAATCCTCTGCAGACCTTGAATCTTCAGACCACAGTATATCTGTAAGCCAAGACACAGACACTGGATATGGATCTGCATCTCACAGTGCATCTGGAAGTCAAGGATCTGACGCTGGGTTTGGTGCCTCTGAAAGCCAAGGGTCTGCTGGCTTTGACTCTGCATCCCACGGAGCCTCTGAAATTCAAGTAGATGCAAGCTTTGGATCCGCATCTCACGGTGCTACTGGAAGTCAAGAATTTTCTGCTGGTATTGGATCTTCAACTCACATAGACTCTGGACTCCAGGGAATTAACGTTGGCTTTGGATCAGCACCTCACGGCACCTCTGGAGGTCCTGGATCTACTGGCTTTGGATCTTCAACCCATGGAGCCTCTGGAATCCAGGGAGTTGAAATCAGCTTTGGATCTACATCTGACGGTGCCTCTGGAGGCCAAGGATCTTCTGCTACCTTGGGATCTTCAACCCACGGATCCTCTGGAATCCAAGGATCTGCAATTCATGGTGCATCTACCAGCGAAGTGTCTGCTACAGATGTTACTGGAAGCCATGATTCCACCACCAGCAGCGAAGGTTTTACAAGCTTTACATCAGGCAGCCAAAGTTCGCTTGATGTGTTATCATCGGGCTCTCAGGGTTCCTCTTCAGAGACATCATTCGGCAGTGGGTCTTTCCTGGGTGTCATCAGTCAAGGTTACATCCCTCCTACGGCCTCTCACGACGCCTCTCTTTCTGGGTCTGGCGTCAGGGAATTAATCCTCAAAGTGAGCAGCAGCAGACCAG TTCACGCTGGTTCCTGCCCTGAGCTGCCTACAGAGTGCTTCCAAACCAAATCTAGTAGAACGTTCAAGAAATGTCACAATGACAGTTCATGTCGATCCACTGAGAAGTGCTGCTTCGATACCTGCCAGTCTGACCAGTGGGTGTGCAAGCCTTCCCTCACGAAGCCCTTGGACTGGTGA